From Dendropsophus ebraccatus isolate aDenEbr1 chromosome 2, aDenEbr1.pat, whole genome shotgun sequence, a single genomic window includes:
- the AZI2 gene encoding 5-azacytidine-induced protein 2, whose translation MDSFVDDDICILTHEKEDCTKRRGQSAPLSISGDLSASHFALVTAYEDIKKRLKDTERENYSLKKRLRQMEDKLCGESSLAESEKVNKAFGAFREISIERDNLKKKLIAMEKEKMEFTKNFNEQLQSKEVELLQVKSELETHQVMKSLSKSITDWEIEKLNSELKIRSVEQELKLLQEECGCLRAELERTKNAAADRSLGKENYQVNSSDSSESSMRQAYWELKKEMSNLHLVTEVQAEVLRKLKGTVAATKKASRGPVQCEEDLERTFNKLRITAGGVTYQKVVSPKEQKPHGGASAPQPHNSTQNTLSVKPEGTQWTVERPIPVGGRDTEENDSYQKSCSEENSWVMPSPPKPSETLFWETKNNSTSSNPGQYYTPNYNFDS comes from the exons ATGGATTCCTTTGTAGATGATGATATTTGTATCCTGACTCACGAAAAAGAAGATTGTACGAAAAGAAGAGGGCAATCTGCCCCTTTGTCCATCTCTGGGGATTTATCGGCCTCACACTTTGCCCTTGTCACAGCATATGAAGACATTAAGAAGCGCCTCAAGGACACTGAACGTGAAAATTACTCCCTAAAGAAAAGATTAAGACAAATGGAGGATAAG CTTTGTGGAGAATCCAGCTTGGCAGAAAGTGAGAAAGTGAACAAAGCCTTTGGTGCATTCCGGGAGATTTCTATTGAGCGAGATAATCTTAAAAAGAAGCTGATTGCAATG GAGAAGGAGAAGATGGAATTCACCAAAAATTTCAATGAACAGTTGCAGTCAAAAGAGGTAGAGCTGCTACAAGTGAAATCTGAGCTGGAGACACATCAGG tgATGAAAAGCTTAAGCAAAAGTATTACTGACTGGGAAATTGAAAAGCTAAACAGTGAGCTGAAAATCCGGTCAGTGGAGCAAGAACTGAAATTGCTTCAGGAAGAATGCGGATGTCTCCGAGCGGAACTTGAAAGGACAAAG AATGCTGCTGCTGATAGAAGTTTGGGTAAAGAGAATTATCAAGTCAACAGTAGTGACag CAGCGAGAGCAGCATGCGGCAGGCGTACTGGGAGCTGAAGAAGGAAATGTCTAATTTACATCTAGTGACTGAGGTACAAGCCGAGGTGCTAAGAAAGCTGAAAGGAACAGTGGCTGCGACCAAGAAAG CTTCCCGAGGTCCAGTGCAGTGTGAAGAGGACCTGGAGAGGACCTTTAATAAACTGCGGATAACAGCTGGAGGAGTCACTTACCAAAAGGTGGTTTCACCTAAAGAACAGAAGCCTCATGGTGGTGCCTCTGCCCCACAGCCACATAACAGCACACAGAACACCTTGTCTGTAAAGCCAGAGGGTACACAATGGACAGTCGAGAGGCCTATTCCAGTAGGTGGAAGAGACACTGAGGAAAATGACTCATACCAAAAGTCATGTTCTGAAGAAAACTCTTGGGTAATGCCAAGTCCCCCAAAGCCCAGCGAAACATTATTCTGGGAAACAAAGAACAACTCTACATCAAGTAACCCGGgccagtattatactccaaatTATAACTTTGATAGCTAA